Part of the Lolium rigidum isolate FL_2022 chromosome 6, APGP_CSIRO_Lrig_0.1, whole genome shotgun sequence genome, cggtgttagctgattccgccatgagatgcgttgaagaaaattggaagccgcgcggtcgagatctgtgtagggggtggtggattggaaatgctcgggcggcgatttggggatctgactctgtATTTGCAGATGGAGGTCGCGAGTTACCGTTTGGGaggatggctagctcaacgttacccggtgtgtttatgagagagactgatgcggcgccatcggtttccttttttaaaaaaaaaagatcgtgtgatttcgactatcggcaaaacagttggctgggaacgcttcttcagtattaaaagagggtttttaataaagagccgattgctcaagaagagccgattgtttgcatacCGCTGATGCTATGTTACTAATCTTCGCTGCCttcattatcggcatcatggctcctcactgcaaagtatgaagagacaagaggtactgcaacggtgatgccacgacatggcccgacgagagaagagcatgatgattttggaaatgatatttccaaaaccaggggggcatgtgttatcaccagaatttgaccaaatcagaggtgggccgcgatcaagatggtctgaagatatatatatatatggaaggatgcgtggatcggccttttataccaagttgggcttaattgcccgtgtatctgtaacatattagatcatattttagtttagagatagaatcttactcgtgcacggtttagtgcacgtccacattagaaagtcccctggactataaatatgtacctagggtttatggaataaacaacaactcacgttcaaccccaaaaacaaaccaatctcggcgcatcgccaactccttcgtctcgagggtttctatcgggtaagcgacatgtctgcctagatcgcatcttgcgatctaggcagcacaagccccacgttgttcatgcgttgctcgtatcgaagcgtttttgatggcgagcaacgtagttatcattagatgtgttagggttagcattgttcttcgtttaagcatgcttacgtagtgcaacccttgcatatctagccgccctcacgcctatctcaggtgtgggggcggcaccccgcttgatcattatttagtagatccgatccgttacgattgctccttgttccacaaggattagtttaatatctcgcaatagttaggccttacaaagggggaggatccaagtggcacgtagggtggcgttcgcaagtcctaaacgggatgttcctaggatcaacttcatgttggttttttggccttgtttaggatcggcttacgagcaccgtgcgtggccgcaaggcccaactccggagtaggatgatccgattatgcggtgaaaaccctaaatcgtcgtagatctcattagcttcatcttgatcaagcaggaccaccaagtattcgtgcaccccgtacggatcatgggtggatcggctctttgagccgattcacgggataacccgagagccgatcgaggctcgtatttaacgtttacatgtatgccctgcaggaaactaagcgaggcatcttcatcaccttcccgaccaggtataggtcgggtggcacgccctgcacttcgcaacgccgcgtgtgaccagaagagcattgcgggccgtcgctcggaggggtctcagccagccgcagctctaggctcttcccggctctacggtgttgacaaggccgttgcccgccggtgggttttggcagtcaacaagttCGAGTCATGGTAGTGATGTGGAGTTGGCTCGGTGATTGGTGACTTGAAGTAGCAACATGCAAGTGGCCGACGATTACATATAAAAAGTTCATAGTCTTACCTTTCAATGCTGAAAATGCAAGGTCCAGCCTTAATTGATTGTGTCTGGAAatggtcttgttgaaggcattgtttttagagcgaggactttcttcagggtaaAAGCTTAAGATCTATGACTGGGCGTCAAtgacgcttgtgcactgtttttcTTCTTtgaggcgtcgcttatggagaagctggacttctggtattgtcttggtggtgttagtgaTCCTATTTCATGGAATAAATCACtggagcgggacttttatttttgtatttcttctttattttttagctgtgtgcatcttaatgccgctagggcaatgcgttgttgcagagctTGTGTGTAATTGTTATCtctgcgatattaatatatagtCTTTGTAAAAAAATTGAGATGCACCCTCAAACACGATGATTCTATCATGCATGAGCACGACCGGCCCATAGGGTGCGGCGTCCTTGGCCCAGGAGCTAGGGCCCTAGCCTAAAATTTGTGTGTATACCTTTATTAGGACAACATGTACTTTTGAGACTGAACAATCAAGATATGGCCCATGTTGTGGCCTATCATGACTCTACAGAAAGACTTCAATATTTCTGaataacactagtaggaaaacccttataggcgaagcttagttctgtggcgcactgttttgagtgcgccacagaaacttattttgtggcgcacgagactgtgtgcgccacaaaactagcttatttttgtggcgcattgctgAACCCTCGCGCCACGTAAACTATGTGGGGGCCCACATCCCGGCACTCCCAATTATTAGCGTaggtatttccgtggcgcacacgGCTCGCTCGCGCCACGTAAAtaactatttcgtggcgcacacggCATGTCGCGCCACGTAAATaactatttccgtggcgcacttgctccGGTGCGCCACGTGAGTTGTTGATTTTGTGGCGCACttgagctggtgcgccacagaaataggggaacttatattatccccgtacccctccccgcgccctcatcccctctaccgccgcgccgcctctctcccttctccccCTCCGATCCATACccaggcgcgccgccatggtcgtcgccgtcgccatcgccgtcgccgccgccttcctccgcgaggggcgcatgcccccacgctccacccatccccgccaccagcagcacatgccgctgcggcgtggaggaggaggggccaaggcgtgccggaggagggtccggcgccgccgcatcaaggaggaggccgagccgccgcgtcctccacctcctccaccctcgccatcgtcgtcaaactcctcctccacccctgttttcggtgagctccacctctgccctccctccctcttcctctccgcgcgagcacaaggtgctcgatgaaatgctctgGATGTTGTTTCTGCGTGCGTTGAGGGAAGGTGCTTGAGCGGCCGGCGTAGTGCTGAGAGAGCTATCTCCATGGATTTATCCGGTACTCCTCCTCTGGGAGTCTGGCTGGTAAAAAAAAATCGACTTTTTCAGCCAACATTGGGAAGAAGAGTCGGAGTGGAATTGGGCATAGCGCATACCTATTCCTCGGATGGCGACTAGAGTTGACAGGGGACAAGGGAGTGCAGCCTCGAGCTGCGCCGAAGAAGGGTGTTGCCGTGGAATGCATTGTTGTTGTCTTGGTGCTGCTTGTGATGTTGTTGTTTTGGTGCTTCTTCACATCCGGCCATGCATCCTCTCGTTTCTTCAACGGATAACCGAAGCCTACAAAATTGAACAATAATTAGCCATCAAGCTGTCAACTTTATACACCCAGTAGCTAGTCCATTCAGTGAAACTGAATCACATATGTTGACAGCATAACCAGGCAATCttttcaaacaggatcatcataaattggtgctatgtttgtcacttcttattaaaaATACAcagctatagttgattaattggtgctatgtttgttactgatgctgctatattgcttgattaattggtgctatgcttgtcacttcttattaatgaaccatgtgttggtgatgattcagttaaactaaatggatttgatttgttttccaacctttgttggaaacaaatccaaagtttgaacctgtataaggtgatgaggacttgtttacttggtgtggattgcttatgttatccaaatagagatattcacagtagggaatcatgtaaatgaatgccactatggtatcctttgaagaaaatgggaagtttcgatggtttaaaagactagctaggtgatgctaggttattcgacttggttgtcaaggttggttttatatggttaacatggattggctatgtgctcttgcttacttatgcatatctatctctactggattgactagctcaggcttggcctctctcttgccagcatcactttgttactaccaagtgatgagtaatcccttatggaccctagctttgttttgaactcaaccgagtaatgatatatttctttttcttgttggctttgatgaaattagagatatccaccgtaggggatcatgtaaatgaatgccaccgtggtatcctttgaagaaaaaggactgtttcgatggttttaaaatgctaggtggtgctaggtgattcggttggttgtcaaggttggttttatctcggttaacttggataggctatgtgttcttgcttacttatgcatatccatctctactggattgactagctcaggcttggcctctctcttgccagcatcacttggttactaccaagtgatgaataatccctttggagcatctgctccatgcatgctatgtgtgtttgagcatcttgacttatgtcaccatggttgctcggtttggtggtgtttttgtacttgtcgatgattagatggttggttaatcactcgtacactccggggtgtcgctagtgagcccggtgtgatggcacaaatatcaatctcttgtgcatcctacccggcctcactaacgccatcccgggatgttcatatttgtttcgaccaacaaagtatgaggcattccatttagttcatactagctacttcttaattgcattggcctttcttccattttagtgccgatgattagaatgtttggtcacctatacgccgcaatatactttgtagacgagccccctttccctggccgccgttccgtgaacgagtccttgatgagacaacaacgccgacatgcctctccggcgcagcaccacttttcttctctcgccgtccagtacgtgaacgagtccttaatgccaagacggtgccagcctccctagcatcatgccgacccttgttgtcgcgcttcaggccgtatcgatcacgcgccctgcactcttcacctttgcccggtgaacgaatagactaatcgttggaataaggaagccgatgacggccgatcgcaatttaatcttgcgaccggctatcatcggtttccttattccaacgatcagcctattggttcaccgggcaagaaggcgaacagtgcaaggcgcgggacacacggcttgaagcgcggcaacacggcccggcataatgtctgggcaggccggcacggtctttgcatcaaggactcgttcacctggacagccgagggaccggcgtggttctcgcgccggagatgcagatcggcgttgttgtgtcgtcaagcacccgttgacggaacgccgaccggggaaagggggcccttctgcaaagtatacggcggtgtatactgcaactatggtttctgatcatagtatttgtgttgaccaacaatgtatgaggcacatattctattttgacattccatttgctttgagattttcaaaatgccgatgattaaaatgtttggtcaccgtacactcgggggtggcgtaagtgagcctggtaagatagcacaaatatcaatctcttgtgcatcctacctggcctcgcttacaccatccctaaatgttaatatttgtgttgaccaacaatgtatgaggcacttattccattttgtcattccatttgctttgagattttcaaaatgccgatgattaaaatgtttggtcaccgtacacttgggggtggcgtaagtgagcctggtaagatagcacaaatatcaatctcttgtgcatcggacttagtctcacttacgccatccctgaatgttaatatttgtgttgaccaacaatgtatgaggcacttattccattttgtcattccatttgctttgagattttcaaaataccgatgattaaaatgtttggtcaccgtacactcgggggcggcgtaagtgagcctggtaagatagcacaaatatcaatctcttgtgcatcggacttggtctcacttacaccgtccctgaatgttaatatttgtgttgaccaacaatgtatgaggcatttattccatttctcttgtgcatcggacttgttggtctcactttcttccattttcatcatagtaggaactggatgaaggaccccgatgcaagcgagcctggtgggtagagatgacggagcaaaggaggaaccggatgaagactactttgtatctcgaaattgtgaattttgtatgaattaagagttgtatgcaaaacatttgacacttgccactatatatgtatctcgatcgggctctaagtaatgtgatgatgatgtctatgttatatctgtgcaatgtacatgatatttatattatatctgaatgttgctgtatataacctgtgtatctgtgtatctgtattgctgtctataaactgcatgtgtatagcaggcagcacaaaatcgtgtataatacaagcaaattctgtggcgcactaaaaaccaattctgtggcgcacgcttttctgtggcgcacctaagaacaagtgcgccacagaaaccttaattctgtggcgcatgagcaggtgcgccacagaaaccttatttttgtggcgacgtttctgtggcgcacctcccatgcgccacagaatccatttttcatgcgccactgatgaggcttttcctactagtgtaactTGGATGTCACGATTATGTCTAGCCTTTCCAAATGTGCAAAACAATATGGACCTTCATCTTTCGGACATTGTGATTATTCATTAGTGGAGACTAATGGCAGAATCACGTAACTATATTGTCCGCCAGCAGCTCTCCTCTAACTCCGCAACCGTTATACTTGTCTTCATCATACATTTATATGTTTAAGAGACTGTATATTCCATCCTTTTATTAATTAGGTACCAAATATGTCTATCCTTCTACTCACCTTTTGCAATGGAATATGAATCAGTTACTCCCACATGTTTATGAAGGATCTATTGTTAGAAACAAGTATCATGGTATATAGTTCGCTCGATCAGTAAAAATAGGTAGTTTTAAATATATTCACCGAGATTTCAAAGACCATGGGTCGATTAAATGTACTTACTATTGGATTTTCTATTTCATTATATTAATATTGTTCATGAAAAATGTTATATATTTTAAGTCTTTTGTGTGTGACCAAATGATGGATGGTGCTTGATAGTGATTGTTTAGGGGGCCAGGTGCTGAAACTTTCAGTAATTTTTAAATTTTAGCATAAATATTATaaatattttttggatttttattGATTGTGTGTGGTGGTGGGGGGAAGCTCGGTAAACGAGGGCACTACCATGTACATGGGACCTCTTGTGCgctgttttattaggtgtcattgcGTTCCACTGTGTCTAACTAAACTGAAACACAATGAATCTCGATGAACTTGGTGAAACGGTGTGGCATAAATTTTAAAGCAGGGAATTGACGATACAAACACTTCGTGCACGTAATAGAAGCATTTCTCATGTACCCTCATTGTCTAGCCGTGAAATTCCAAGTgttgtttgaaaaaaaaaatcgaagtGTTTCAACGCTTGCAAAACATTCAAACCCTGCGTCCTAGGATAGTTGTCTTAgctttattaaaatttagatgtgtCTAGATAAATTTAGTGTGTAGATGCATCTAAATTTAAATAATCTAAGACAATTTTTATGGGACTCAGGGAGTACATATCAGCACGGATGTCACctctatttcgttactaggactaCATTGGTATATGCATGCAGCTCTCGACCTCTCCTGCCAACCTCCGGGCTCCGCGGGATCCACCAATTCCTCGGTTCCAATGCATGGGGTCTGCTCCTACATGTCCCCGACCTTCTTCACCTCTCGTTCCTTCCCCTGTTTCTCTctttcccttctcctcctctccgtctctccggCAGAACACGTAGGGTGGCGTATCGGCGTTGATGGTGTGATGAGGAAGCTGTGCCCGAGCGCGGACCGCGACGACACCCTCGACACGGTGCTGGAGGTGCCCATTCCCGATGAGATGCTCATCAACGTCACCGGCAACGACAAGcgccgcggcgccgccggcgccaacATGCGTGCCTGGCTCAAGACCCAGGCCTTCGACCACGCCACCGTCgacggccccgccgccgccgccgccaacgccgagcTCCAGCTCTTCCTCAACGTCGTCGGCTCGCCGCTCATCCCCTGCCCCGTCCCCCACGACCGCGCCTTCAGCCGCTCCATCCGCGACTCCTCCATCGTACGTCTTGCCATCTTTGCCAATGCCATGCCATGCACGCGCGTACGCAGCAGCAGAATGATTGATCGATTTGGTTGTGTGTGATGCGACATGAATGGAATGAAGCAAGCGTCGACGGCCAAGTACATCATGCAGCAGTATATCGCGGCGACGGGCGGGCAGGCGGCGCTGCAGGGCGTGCAGAGCATGTACGCGGTGGGGAAGGTGCGGATGTGCGCGTCAGAGTTCCACCTGGGCGACCAGAACGTGACCGCCGCCCAGGGCCGCGCCGAGGTGGGCGGCTTCGTGCTCTGGCAGAAGTGCCCCGAGGTCTGGTACTTCGAGCTCATCATGGCCGGCCACAAGATGAGCGCCGGCAGCGACGGCAAGGTCGCCTGGCGCCAGTCCGCCGCCGAGAACTCCCACGTCTCACGCGGTCCTCCCCGTCCACTCCGCCGCTCCCTCCAGGTACACATCCATCACCCATGCAATTTCCATGGACATGAAGTCGTACTACACTACTAATCAATCCTATCCATAATTCCAT contains:
- the LOC124659617 gene encoding uncharacterized protein LOC124659617; translated protein: MRKLCPSADRDDTLDTVLEVPIPDEMLINVTGNDKRRGAAGANMRAWLKTQAFDHATVDGPAAAAANAELQLFLNVVGSPLIPCPVPHDRAFSRSIRDSSIQASTAKYIMQQYIAATGGQAALQGVQSMYAVGKVRMCASEFHLGDQNVTAAQGRAEVGGFVLWQKCPEVWYFELIMAGHKMSAGSDGKVAWRQSAAENSHVSRGPPRPLRRSLQGLDPRSIANLFSDAVCIGEKVINGEECFILKLEASAATLRARSSAAFDIIHHTVWGYFSQRTGLLIQLEDSHLLRMKSGKGARRSENIFWETGMESVISDYRHIDGVNIAHGGKTTVTLFRYGEGSVNHKRKLEETWTVEEADFNVHGLTSDYFLPPSDLKKEGDDQHAG